One genomic segment of Petrotoga sp. 9PW.55.5.1 includes these proteins:
- a CDS encoding GNAT family N-acetyltransferase → MNKIYREATIKDYDQMYHLWENTKGMGLSDSDTKENIEKFLNKNQGLNYVCEEEEKIIGTILCGEDGRRGYLYHLAVDKEYRRSGIGKQLVEIVLRNLKKRGIIKCHLFVYYENELGKTFWEKTGWYKRDELLIYSKDIK, encoded by the coding sequence ATGAATAAAATTTATAGAGAAGCAACAATAAAAGATTACGATCAAATGTATCATTTATGGGAAAATACTAAAGGTATGGGTCTCAGTGATTCTGATACAAAAGAAAATATAGAAAAATTCTTGAATAAGAATCAAGGGTTAAATTATGTTTGCGAAGAGGAAGAAAAAATAATAGGAACAATTTTATGTGGTGAAGATGGCAGGCGAGGATACCTCTATCACCTTGCAGTCGACAAAGAATACAGAAGAAGTGGCATTGGAAAACAGTTAGTGGAAATAGTGTTAAGAAATTTAAAAAAAAGGGGCATAATAAAATGTCACCTTTTTGTTTATTATGAAAACGAATTAGGGAAAACATTCTGGGAAAAAACTGGTTGGTACAAAAGAGATGAATTGCTAATTTACTCAAAGGATATAAAATAA